The following are encoded in a window of Arvicanthis niloticus isolate mArvNil1 chromosome 1, mArvNil1.pat.X, whole genome shotgun sequence genomic DNA:
- the Nmrk1 gene encoding nicotinamide riboside kinase 1 isoform X2, whose protein sequence is MKTFVIGIGGVTNGGKTTLAKNLQKHLPNCSIISQDDFFKPESEIDIDENGFLQYDVLEALNMEKMMSAISCWMENPRSSAGPAALESAQGVPILIIEGFLLFNYKPLDTIWDRSYFLTVPYEECKRRRSTRVYEPPDPPGYFDGHVWPMYLKHRQEMNAVTWDIVYLDGTRSEEDLFSQVFEDVKQELEKQNEGFSVYPCPSWNSVCRPCWLLIQRSTCRCLPSAGITTAWKPSTNK, encoded by the exons ATGAAGACATTTGTCATTGGAATTGGTGG CGTGACAAACGGAGGGAAGACAACACTGGCTAAGAACTTGCAGAAACATCTTCCCAATTGCAGCATAATATCTCAGGATGACTTCTTCAAG ccaGAGTCTGAGATAGACATAGATGAAAATGGTTTTTTGCAGTATGATG TGCTTGAAGCACTTAACATGGAAAAAATGATGTCAGCCATTTCCTGTTGGATGGAAAACCCAAGAAGCTCTGCAGGACCAGCAGCCTTGGAAAGTGCTCAAGGGGTTCCCATTTTAATTATTGAAGGTTTCCTTCTCTTTAATTACAA GCCTCTGGACACCATATGGGACAGAAGCTACTTCCTGACCGTTCCATATGAAGAGtgtaagaggaggagaag TACGAGAGTATATGAGCCTCCAGACCCTCCAGGGTACTTCGATGGCCATGTGTGGCCCATGTACCTAAAGCACAGACAGGAGATGAACGCCGTCACTTGGGACATTG TTTACCTGGATGGAACAAGGTCTGAAGAGGACCTCTTCTCTCAAGTGTTTGAAGATGTCAAGCAAGAGTTAGAGaagcaaaatg agggcttctctgtatatccctgcccatcctggaactcagtctgtagaccatgctggcttctaattcagagatctacctgccgctgcctcccaagtgctgggattaccactGCCTGGAAGCcttcaacaaataaataa
- the Nmrk1 gene encoding nicotinamide riboside kinase 1 isoform X4 — translation MKTFVIGIGGVTNGGKTTLAKNLQKHLPNCSIISQDDFFKPESEIDIDENGFLQYDVLEALNMEKMMSAISCWMENPRSSAGPAALESAQGVPILIIEGFLLFNYKPLDTIWDRSYFLTVPYEECKRRRSTRVYEPPDPPGYFDGHVWPMYLKHRQEMNAVTWDIVYLDGTRSEEDLFSQVFEDVKQELEKQNGLW, via the exons ATGAAGACATTTGTCATTGGAATTGGTGG CGTGACAAACGGAGGGAAGACAACACTGGCTAAGAACTTGCAGAAACATCTTCCCAATTGCAGCATAATATCTCAGGATGACTTCTTCAAG ccaGAGTCTGAGATAGACATAGATGAAAATGGTTTTTTGCAGTATGATG TGCTTGAAGCACTTAACATGGAAAAAATGATGTCAGCCATTTCCTGTTGGATGGAAAACCCAAGAAGCTCTGCAGGACCAGCAGCCTTGGAAAGTGCTCAAGGGGTTCCCATTTTAATTATTGAAGGTTTCCTTCTCTTTAATTACAA GCCTCTGGACACCATATGGGACAGAAGCTACTTCCTGACCGTTCCATATGAAGAGtgtaagaggaggagaag TACGAGAGTATATGAGCCTCCAGACCCTCCAGGGTACTTCGATGGCCATGTGTGGCCCATGTACCTAAAGCACAGACAGGAGATGAACGCCGTCACTTGGGACATTG TTTACCTGGATGGAACAAGGTCTGAAGAGGACCTCTTCTCTCAAGTGTTTGAAGATGTCAAGCAAGAGTTAGAGaagcaaaatg